The DNA window GATCATATTCGTCAAAAATTACCGCACGGAAACACAATTTattgtaaaccagtgagatgacactaggagttgggcattatacaagcactaataatacatttagggcgtcctgctgaggaaacacgGCGTCCGGTTTTGAGTGCTGCAGGCCGcctgttttttcatgttttgcagtttagggagtgaagctaaaagcctgttttatTCTTGATTGTAAGTTGATCTGTAttacttccttttttcttttctttaatgttaacaaggatacaatgttatgcggAGGGGTACTTACTAATGGTTTTATAGAccaatgatactatttacagaggcggtggAGAGTTGCGCGGAGGGTGGCGTGAAACATTTGTGTCTTCCTGAGGAGGGGGGCACTGCACTAGAGCTACAACACCTGTGTTCAATGAATCCAACTGTTGACCTTGTCATGGTAACAGGTACCATGTTCCAGGGTTCACCCTCTGTTCCGGATAAACCCCCCCATTATGCCTCTGCTTATCCATTTGCAAGCTGTGGCCGATGTTGATTCAAGGTGAGACCCGGGATTATTGCCACCCaagcttgtgtttttattgttgttattctcAAGAATGGGCCATTTTGTCGTTTAATTGAGGCTCATGGGCTGCGCTGCGAAACAACACTCCGGGGAATGAGACGTCAGGCCGCTGAATTTCCTCAGCCATTAACTGTTCCACACTCAATTAGAATGCATAGGATCTTGACGTCCCCTGACTTATGGGTCTCCAGGCTGATATAAGCGCCTCGATAAAAGAAGCCGCGCGCCGAGGCCGCTCTCTCGGAGATTTAAGTCGTGATTATTGCGCGGCGCAAAAGCAGCCCAGGTTAGCGCGGGGTGAGATAACCAGCTTTTACTCTTTAGACCGTGTCAGCTCTAACTAGcaattaaattcattttcatggcAGCATTCTCGCATTCCCACCTCCAATAAATCATGCGGCGGAATAACAGGAAACGCAGCACGCTTGAATGACACCGCTGTAATGCCACATGAATATGAAGCATGAGCGGCAGCAACTGCAGCCACTTACTTAAAAACAGGGATTTGTTATTCCGCCGCCAGCCATCTTGGGAAAGGTGATGCTGACAATCAGAATTATGATGATAGAAATGCAGCGTGATTGCTGTTTAATTTTCTTTGGTGATCTCTCGCCACCACTATAACTCACTTTGAAAACAGACAGCTCCCATTTGCCAGGTAATTAATAACCCGCCGCCCGGGGGAGAGGTATCTATTATTCCTAATATGAAGCcagattgttaaaaaaaaaaaaaaaacaccttttccaACCCGGCGattgcattcatttatttcttgttATTTTGTAAATGCTTTTCCAGAGTTTTAATTTATCTGAGGCGGAGGCAGGATTCCGGCGCAGCCATCACTAATCTCATTTACAGACAGACTTTCTGCTTCCAATTAATTCAAACTCATTGCCTGAATAATTTAGCGCATTCCCAAACAGGAGCCTTGGAGAGTGGTGAACACCCGCTGGAGGTGTTGAGTGTTGGGGCGTTCGCTCCCCATCGTCGAGCACCTGACCCGGATTAGAAGCAGAGCGGAGAAATTGAGGTCAGAGGTGGAGCAGTAGATCACGCGGCCCTCGGCCTCTTCGTTGGTGGCGAGCCAATAACCTTAAAGTGGGCGCCGACTACAAAGCCGAGCCCTCGAGGTGGAGCCGGCTGGAGGTGGCCGGCGCTGGACTCTTGACAAAGTGACAGATTAACGACAACAGGTTGAGCCCCGCACTTGGGGCCGCCCACAATCTCAATTATGGGGGTCTTAATGTACACTGAACAGCCCCGGCGGCAGGGCCAGGGACGGGGTAAACACACTCGCAGGAAGCCCACTCGCGACAGGATCATAAAGTGCCATGATGGATTCGGACTGCTGGGTGCCATGTCGCCTGGAAGAGGGGTGCCGGGGTCGGGCGGGCTTCGTGTTGTTGAGGGTCAAGAGCCGAAGGGAATTAGCATGAGTGTCGTGGACTGATGGAGCATCGATTTAACACCTGTGAAACGGGAGCGGGTTTCCCACAATTCCACTGTTTGACCCAATGAATCTTGACTTCACACAGCATTTAAAACAGGATACAATAGTTTTTGAAAGCCTTGTAAGCAATaagtatcaatattttattcaataGTTGAACAGAGTTCCTGTCCAGGGTCTCCCCCAACCCTTGCCCCGGCTCGctgttttcatcatatttggATCTTTAATTTTAGatgagcatttttttctttctttttctgtcaatGGTAAATTTAAATGACTGGATTACTCTCAtggttttagttttatttatttcattgttagtGTGTcttatcattttaaatattggTATTAGTTCTTTCAACTTTGGAACTGACTcactgattttttaaaaataaaatagaaatgttattattgttgctgctgttgttgtcaatttaatatttttattattattatttatttagtattttttgCTTCAATTCtttctcattattttctttaaaaattaGTCAGTAAAAATTTGATActgataaatatttttaatcatgtttcaCTATTTCTTTATTATAAACGGCAGCCATTTTGGTTCTATTTTATCAATTCTCTTTCTACATAGAATTTAATCTTTTGgagattaaataaatgtaatttcaatatttaaataaagtcaGCTACTCGGGAATCATTATTTCCATTTTACGATAATTTTAGTTACCTAGACGTAACTCTTATTAACTTCTAATCATATTTTTTAACTTATTCTCCTCCAGACTTCGGGGCTTCTGGTTGAACTCTTAGTCGTCACTTTTGGTTTCACCCGGTTCATCTGCATGTCCCACATCACCACACGTCCCACCTGCGAGTCTCCTGAAGGCTTCTCTTCAGAGCCGAGGGTCTCAGACGTGACAGCTCCTCATGTGTGGCCCTCTGATCCCGCCTCTGTAGTTTAACTGTTGGGGCTCTGCTTTTCGTTTATATCCCTGTAAGGCCCAACTGAAAGGGGGACCCCGAGCCTGTTACCTGGCGGAGAAGTCCCCGGCAGCAGCCCCTGGCTTCTGCTCGAACCTAGTGGAGCTAATGCATATTAATGGAGCCTGTAAAAGCAGCTAATTGAGCATTCCGGATCTTGCTGAGTCAGGCGTGTTGTCGGGAACATTGAGCAGCACCAGGACCTACAGCAGACCGCCTTTATTAGCCCTCTGAACTGGGATGTAGGTCGGGCCGTTAAAAGCAGGAAGGGCTCTTACTCTGAATATCAGATTTGACACCCCGGTCTGCAGCGGCCTGGCGACGGGAGCGAGGACGGCGTCTTGCCGGGGGGAGGAGAAACAGAGTTAATCCTTGTTTAAAGTCACTTAATTGTACACAGTAAAACACAGCCATGTGCCGTCAGCGGAGTCTCCCCAGCATCCAAGCCAGTGCTAAGTGAACACTGAATGTGGGCTCCTGTCTGACAAGCGCAGCTAGAATGAGAGGATCTGGGGGTGTCAATTATAGAGACGGGATTTAGAAACAATCTTTGATTTGCACAGACGTTGCAGCTCAATTGCTTTCCATGCGCAGGACGTTATTTTAAGATGAAACTTTGCACGGAACACTAGAGTTTCAGGGGAGCAGAGCAGTGAACACCACTCTTTACTGGACAGTCACGGATGATGGTCAGTGAGGTTTTAGATCCCCAGCACTTGGAGATGAAGGTATGAAGGTCGTCATTGGGTGACAGGACAACGTCAGAAATAAGAAGGACTTGTGGAGATGTTTAGGACATTAGTGAAGAATAGAGACAGAAGATTGTTGGAGATCAGGTCGACATGACGAGCCACCTCAGGATGACATCATTGCAGTGTGAGCAGTAGGTCACTGAGCCAACAGCATGCAGGCATGGGGTGAGTTGAGCATTTAAGGGTTAGCATTAGAATACATGACCCAGGCTGTCCATCAAGATGTGATGGGTCAAATGAATTTATCTATTCTATTATCTTTGGCAAGAAGGGGATCGACAGTtttggtttgtctgtttttgtctgtttacAGTGTTTAATGTATCttgaaaaattattatttttggggGGAATTTTACTTTGTGAATGGGAGATTGTGGACTGGAGGTGTGCGCTCCCTGTGTGCTCTTTCAGTTAAACCTGTTTAACCTGTCACCTCAGCTGTTTTCCAAGTCCTTTTTCATACTACAACCATTGTCATGAAAGttcagaatcagagtcagaatcagtTCTTCATCTACTTCTACTCCTACATTGGTTTCAGGGTCCACGTGGGAGGGTGTCACTTTAGCTCTATCAAAGACGTAGTTCAGAGAAACCATTCCAGCCTCAACACAAAGAGCAAAACCTGGTGGAGCGACAGGAAGTggactgtcaaaataaaacaaagcaggaaCGAATTACACCAATGAGGTCGGTTGCGTCGGAACTAGGTGGAGCAGGGAACCTATTCACCTacaccaggggtggccaaccggTCAGACGctcagagccacattgttttaccgtgttgctgaaaagagccacatgctacaaacatgtcaggctgtgaggctccacctgagcagctggtcacgtgacttagcggcagcaTAGCGggtaaagcacatccctgtgtgtcacaaggttgctggttcacatcgggcgtatgtctcttgtgcatgtatttttcaaactcatacattttaccgtgatccgtGATTTAtttgccaccaataacgtggccccggtctgtgtgtgtgtgagccacgctgcagactggagcgtctcatcttcactccactgaattcaacggacttcaccaccatcaacagtgaatcacaggtgaaacacatgccagacctatagttgagggaaggacaaaAGGCCtgacttattccattcacttaTTTCACTCTTCCTGTTCCATGTTCCTAAATATTGAAGGGCGTCAGGGGTCCTGGCAACGCGGccaaaatgttccaccagacgACAACACAAGTGCGCAGGGATTGGCCTTTACTCCATCTTTAATTGCTCTTTTGTGTAGCGGAGTGAAACTGTGTTGCAACTGCAGATTGAAGCGCTCCAGTCTTGAATCTAATATACTGTCTGCACCATATACTATCTGTCTATCAAACCCATTCTCCATATGTGGTCCTTAACAACCTTCTGTCTGCTGAAACCAGCATGCATATCTTTGTTAGGtgcctcaaacacacacactcacacacagacacgcacgcaGAGAATGGTGTATTAGGTCAAGACGGCGCTGGAAAATGCCCGGCTTGTTTTCTCATTCTGTCATCAGCTCTCAGTGGCTTTTACTCAAGTGTCATAAGCCATTTGATTGTAAATCTCGGTGACCTCGAAGACTCTGGTGGAAGCAGAGATCCGTAAACCAATCATCGCACAGCTGCCCCTGTCAGCCACGCTCCTGTTCACACAGTCGCTGCCTGCATTTCCCCATGTTaaacagagggaggagagaggaatgGAAGCGTTCATGGCTCCGCTTGTGAGCACAGTGTCAGTTTTTAAACCTCTGATAAGGAATTATTTAATAAAATCACACTTTTCAGTCAAGTGCTCAGAAAGCATGCAGGGTATCAGGAGGATAGAGACGTGTTAGAGTTTGCTGGCAAAAGTGCGGGGGGACTAATGATACTGCAGCAACTGCTTATGGATTTGTTTAGGAGGAATCCATCCTCGGGATGATCATGTCTTTGAAATCGTCCATCGATGAAGAAATCTCAGCAGGATTTCCTGGGAATATGACCTGAGATATGACAGAGGCTGGGATTATAGGACTAGCTCACAGAGGGAAGGGACCTTCAGGTGCCATGCATGAGGACCTGGACTTCACGTGGAAACAGGTTTTTAGAATCCAAGAGTTGTTCGTCATCATGTGTGAAGGTTGAAGTGGGTGTTCCACTCcttaatgtactgcaacagtatAAGGAAATAGGAGGTGAGCGTCAGGGATTCCAGAGACCAAAACCAAGTGAAACCTTTCTGAACCTGACCATCTTCAATTGGGATTTCCGCACCACCTTTTGCTTTAGTAACTGTcataactgttgcagtgcatcatgggacagAAGTAGCATGAGTGTAGGAATGCCTCATTGAGACCAGGCCATGGttagccgtgtgttttggatggttaggttgagatggagaggctggggaaagggtgatggccaggagaaacctcagaatgtccccacaaggataaaaatacaagtgtgtgtgtatgtctgtttggcatatctatcctagtgaggtccaatttcaTCGGAACACAGCTCCTTGTTggcccttttgccggaccccacaaggttaacaCTCAATTTGAGGACTCCTGGTTAATGTCAGCCAttggttttggatggtgaggtggaggttgagaggctggggaaagggttatgtcaatgagcggtccccacaaaggtgcTTTGACAAACCAGTGTGTGCGGGAGAGTTAATAGTCAGAGGGTGAACACAGATCAGTGCAGCCTCACAGGTCATGTATCGCTGCTCTTGACAAAGAGAAGACTCTCCGAAGTGTTGTGCAGCATCCAGGGATGGAGATTAGCATGGAGCCATCAGCAGCGCTGCAGTCACTCCCTGCGCCGCTCCTGCTGTCAGACCGCCTCCTCCCTGCTTGTCAGGAGCTCGGACGAGGAGCTGTAAAAACCTTTTCCCCTCTCCTTAACAACCGCACAACAACACCCTGGCTGGGGCGCCTGCTTTTCTGAGGCCTCTGACAGGACGTGCTGCAGGCACAAATTGTAATTCATAAAGGTTAAGGGGGTCAATGCTTTTTATTACCAGTCTGAGTGCATCCAGCTTGATGGGGCGGGCATGCAAATGGAACGTCTCGCAGTGTTCTTCGCAAGAGCTCAGACAGTGAGTGCGTGCCTGCCTGTGAATGGGAGGAAGtgggtggtggtggaggggggaGCGTGAGGCGGCCTGCTCTCTTCACCTTCCACAGCCTTGTTGGACCACACAGCCACTGCCTGGTTAATTAGACAGTATGACATTGACCCCAAGTAGTTAACGGCCTCTTTGATAGGTGCTGTCTTGCGGTTAATTCAGTGTAAATTGCATGTATTATTATCCTGTAAGCTCTGACCTATAAGCTTCTTGGTGTCAGCTCGATGGCTACACCGTGCACTCAGATGAACAAGAGTATGTCTCACTTCAATACTGGACATCTAAGTGTTATTTGGCTGTCATATCAGTGCAGCAATGTGAaacgaatatatatattttttaaaaacggaCATTGCAAACAGTGCATTTCCACTATTGTTGGTGTCTGTGACAATCAGAATGTAATTTCGATGCCGCATTCTTGTATTCCGGAATAGCCTTGCTGTGAAACGGTCATTACCGCTGCAACAATAGCGATGATTACCTGAGACGCTATTGCGCCCTCTACTGGACGATCGGCGCAGCCGTCACTTCAACGATGTCCAGACAGGCTTGACGTCGATGCGGGAATTCTGGCACGATGCAACAGTGACATGAATCAGATATTATTGGATTGCGGTCGGTTGTTTTGATCGACATTATATAGTTGTTTATCCTTTGACAAACTATTATTCCACTCTAGCATCATCACATTAAACGATTttatgaatttcattttattattcatttattattatcattaatgttgttattattattgtaattattttattgttattgttattatgttttgttcattattgcacgttgttccaaagcactgtcctggttggtgggatcctcactgaactctgaaaaaagCTGATTCTGACTGAGTGGATGATAGATCATATTGTCATCTGCCACATCATTTCTGTTTTAGCGGATGTTGAATGCCGACTGCAGAATCATACACAGTGATGGGAAATGTCTCCCTTAAAGTCAGCATGCAGCAAAACAGACTCCCCATGCTCATTACCTTTCCATCACAGACCAGCTGCTGTGGACTCATTCATCATGATTACAAATCTGCCCGGCGCTGCTGGCCTACAGCTCCGCCATCACACTATGAAAGGAACAGATAAGGTGTCGTGCCACAATTCCCTCTGGCCACAGAGTCAAATTCACACCACAACAGGCGACGGTGGCGGAGAACAGCGGGAGCTGGGTTTTAGTTtttaagaaaaagaaattttgaGGGACTGACTGTGGGGAGTTCACTTATATGAAATGATTTAGATACAGGCACAAATAATTCCACCCACAACTTGTATTATTAATCAGTTTGTAACATAAAATAGCACTTGGAACCTCAACATAAAGCAACATAAaagcatttacattttatactatttttcccccaaaatttACAGGTATTTTTTTGTTGGTAATCATACTACTGTGGTGGGCACTCGGtaggtgtggcctctcacccagaggtatgatgggtaggGTCCTGGCCGAGGGTATATATAGAGGTTGTGCGGGGAAACGTGTTTTGAGTGTTGTGGCCcgagagacaataaaaaacatcacgttCTCAACCAGCGACTCCGGaccgttttgtcctgccacacTACATGTTTTTGTCCCTTTAGAAACTGATCAGTTCATTTGATTGATATAACCTGAGCACTCGCTCAGTCCCTTTTCTTGTTTTGGTGTGTCGAATTTAGTGTGTATATATCGTACTACGTGTTAAAATAAACGTTCACTTATAAGcatatttaagtatttttttcaagattttccttttgtttgtttgtcttttatttatgcTTTTGCTGCTTAATTACTTTGTCCCATTCGCacctgtaaatgttttttttttttcagtttggcgagttttatgtatttttttattttctgattcaATAATGGTTTCACGTTTCCAGTCGACTTAAATAGCCACCGATTGCGTCACCTGACACCAGCCAAATCAATAGTTAAGATTGATCCAAAGGTTATAGACGCcgcatttttacgttttgtcAACCACCGTATACATATAATAATACAATGTTCATAAACTCTGTCTTTGTAAATAAAGTTCGGTTGAAATGATCTTCCGCTGTCGTCACCCCACCGCTACATACGTCACACTACGCATGCGCGATCGTCCACTGTGGTTCGACCTCTGCAGTCGGTAAGTGTCTAATGGCAGACTGGTGAGACTCTTCATTCAAAAAATCCGCTTTCATCCTGTCACTTAGCGTCACAATTCAGCGTTCTCTTGTTATCACAGCGGTGTCTATATACTAAGCTGTCTGTGCGCGCCATTATTTTGTCTTGGGAGGGTTTTACCCGCTGTGTGACCTTACTTCTTTCGTCCTTAGAGAGACCCGGCTTCAACCAGACTTGACCGAACCGGTTAAAATTCCCCAAATTTGAAGATGTACGCCTGTGCAAAGTTCGTCTCCACACCGGCTCTGGTGAGTATTTGTGCAGAACGGATGTCTAAATCGTCGTTTTCGCAGTGGAATTAGCTCGGGCCTTCAGTTGAACTTGACTGCAGCCGTCTGACAAGGGTATTTGCAGACtagcatgctaatgctaagtCATTGAATGGAGCCTTCTCTGCTTGACCACATATTACTAAGAAATGTTTTGCCCTCAAACTGTCTTGAGCAGTGTGTCATTGCGTCCAGCGCCATGTTAGCATGTCAAACACCGGTCGCTAGCTAAGGTCATATAGTGTCTTGTCCTTAGGTCGTCTTGAGTGACTGTCAGTGTTTAAATTCACTAAAATATTTGTCTTATTAAGGACAAAATCATGCACATGCAAGAGTCACTAATACCTTCCTTGTCACTTATTGATAAGTGTGTTAATTCAAGTTCCCCTAGCTTTAGTGACCctaaattttaaattaaaggcTAAAACAGTGCCATCAATCAAGGAGTTGCAGTGGTCTGCGTGACCTTTTGTCATTGTGCCAATATGTTATATAAATGTTTGGACTGGGGAGTCACCTTCGCATTCAAGTGCTCAAAAACTATAAAATGTCaatgtgtgtcatttttatttcaggacCCCAGTTTGTACCTGGGAATTCAATAATTTTGTATTGGGTGCCTTTTGATACACATATCTTGAAGGATTTTTAATGCCAGCTGAGTGTTGTGAAGTTGCCCaggagaaatgttttcatgttgacGCTTTCTTTTTGCTTTCCCTGCACAGGTCCGTGCTGGTTCCCGGGCTCTTTACAGACCCCTGTCTGCCTCTGTGCTGTCCAGGCCTGAGGCCAAGTCTGAGGTGAGAAGTGAAGCTAACATGTTGACAAAATGTTGCAGGAAGTGGATTGAGGTTTGTTGCACTTTTCTTTAACACTAAACTCTTGGCAACTCAGATCCATGTTTGTATCAAGTTGGACCTCTTTCAAAGGTCAAAGTTGATTGGATGACCTTGTGGATAGTTAAGTGTAATACGCATTTGTACCTGCGAACATTACGGCCACCAGTATTGATGGATCTTTAAGAGGATGCCAAATTAATGTTTGCTGCTGTGACCAGTCCAGTTTCCCTATTGTGGCTAGAATAAAGGCTGTGTACAGTAATCTGAATGCAAATCCATGTGCTACAGGCTTGCTGTCATTGAAGTAGCTCCATTTTTGACTGGTTTCTCCAGACCAATGCTGCCGTGGTGCCTCAGAGCCCCCTCATGCAGGCCACCCTGAGGAGCTTCCAGACCAGTGCTGTCAGCAGGGACATCGACACTGCAGCCAAGTTCATTGGTGCTGGAGCCGCCACCGTTGGAGTGGCTGGATCCGGAGCTGGAATTGGAACCGTGTTCGGCAGCCTCATCATCGGCTACGCTAGGTTTGTCATCTGCTTCACGTGTTATTGTAACTTAAAGGAAatatttttaatcatgttttgtttgactACAGGAACCCGTCCCTCAAGCAGCAGCTGTTCTCCTACGCCATCCTGGGATTCGCCCTGTCTGAAGCCATGGGTCTCTTCTGCTTGATGGTCGCTTTCCTTATTCTGTTTGCTATGTAAAGCTCTGTCATAAAATACTTTCATTACAGATGTGACATATTTTATTGTGGCTACCGAACTTGTTCCATGTTGGTGTCCTGGAAATGTTCCTTTCCAGGCCTCTCAGACACAGCTGAAATCGGCAAAACATGTATTGTACAAATGTAAGAAATTACGTgattaaaatacatgtttttgacTATGATCAATCGCAACTTGTCACTGTCTACATCACGGTACCGGAAGCAGCCGAGAGTGAATGTCATCTGTAAATCACAGCCTTGCTCATGGACCAGTGTACGCCTTTGGGTCCAGCAGTCCAGCTTTCACTAGAGTGGCCGTTATTCAGTTCTGTTTGCTGGTAAGTTGGACACTTGCTTTTGTAAATGGcattgaatacattttaacaATTAAATTTAGACCTGTGAAATGGTTGTTGGATTTTGTCTGAACAGAGTGGATTAAAGCCCCGCAATCTTTTCAGATGTTTTTATTATGCTACAAGCTGCAGTAGATCCATGTCATCGTCACATCTTAATTCGTTTTTTTTCCATAAGTAGGATTTAGGCTTTCCTGAGATTGTCCGGACGGAGTACATGAACTGAAGCTCAGTGTTAAATAATTGCGTGAGCATCTTTTTTATATATGCAAATGTTTTCTAGGTTTGAGTGGTGACAGGTGATTTATGGAACAACCAGACACTCGACACAACATAACCATCACTGTCAACATATGCGTTTGTCCAGTATGTCTTCCGGTCAATGACTTAATGGCCGCAGTGAAGTATTCAACGCATATTCTCGATTGAAAAGGCCACACTACGTATTTAAAGCAGTGGCTAGCGAGCAATCGCGTTCTTAAAACCCAGCTGGAGCGCATTTTATATCGACATGAACACGAAGCGGGATGTGGAGCGTGACGTATGCGGAAGAGTGACATCTCGCGATTTGTAAGAAAAGCCGCGAGAGCAGGGAGCTGCGAGGTTGTGGCTGAGGGGTGAGTATCCTCACTAATGGATGCGCTAACGTCGCGAGCCGTTTTAATATGCGGTGGTGAATTGAAACAGCTTTGCTCCCACGTATCTGTGTTACATCGGCATTAACACTTGCGTTACGTCCAGCGACGGCGTTATTTGGACGCAAACATGGCGACGCTTGTGTGAGGGGGCTCGAGCTGTTCCATGGAATCGACTGCTCCTCCTGCTAAACCCGTGTGTTCTGTCTGCCCCCTTTCATCCTTAATACACTATTTATAGTCGGAGTATGAGACAGGAAAGACCCGCTGAGTCATTTAATGTTTGTATATTCCCATATGTATCGCCACAATGCTGCTCTTGTAGCTGGGGCTGAGATGTAAACAACCGAAGAGACGCCCATGACAAGCTTTGTCCACATCCACAGGAGACACGGACTCTGTCTCCAAGCCTCTCACCCTCTTCAAACATTTATTAACGTGCATAAATGACCTCGCCTATGAATATTATAGCTCATTTGTAATGAACTGCTGTCTTGTTGTCTGCTTCTTTCCAGGTTAAGGTCACTGGAATCCCTTAATATGAGTGATGACAAACCTTTCCAATGCACTGCTCCTGGCTGTGGACAGGTAAGATATGTGTTGCTCCCACTGCTTACTGCTGTTGTGTAGGATCCCATCCCCGCTGCATGGGGTGACCCTGGACATAAAGGCATCCGCACAACACCACAGGGTGAAATAAGAGCTGAACTAGTTGAACATATCAGTACTAGATTACACAAGAGAATCTCCTTTTTTATTCTGAAACATGACAACGTGAACATTTTTTTGCGGAGCAAGTGCTTGGGGCTGGCTTCACAAACTAGTTTGCTAACTGAGTCACAATGGAACGACAGCTTGGTGTTTGTCTGAAACTACAGCTATCACAGTCATGACTGGTGTTTTAAGTTAAGTGCTGCAAAGTCTTGAAAAAGGTGTTGTTTTAAGCTCTAAAATGTAAATCTGGAAAATATTCTTTTGTATGCTGGGGCTTTGTATGGCTAAAGTATATTTACAGGAAGATATATATTTGCTTGGAGTTATGGAT is part of the Synchiropus splendidus isolate RoL2022-P1 chromosome 10, RoL_Sspl_1.0, whole genome shotgun sequence genome and encodes:
- the atp5mc3a gene encoding ATP synthase membrane subunit c locus 3a; this encodes MYACAKFVSTPALVRAGSRALYRPLSASVLSRPEAKSETNAAVVPQSPLMQATLRSFQTSAVSRDIDTAAKFIGAGAATVGVAGSGAGIGTVFGSLIIGYARNPSLKQQLFSYAILGFALSEAMGLFCLMVAFLILFAM